A portion of the Punica granatum isolate Tunisia-2019 chromosome 7, ASM765513v2, whole genome shotgun sequence genome contains these proteins:
- the LOC116214805 gene encoding uncharacterized protein LOC116214805 isoform X3, whose protein sequence is MEYRECHKKDIITEEALPVAEAVGTQGVLVGHPGSRRRSLSGGSELRSWRRSGLRSSGRTMREQPHPWLQMQSCLLCRLQFLKKVWNSANLGSELGTTVIDPTYARPSNWNPQGEPDPIWPPPAGPIPMVQLEYLNQVHAAVQSAPTSSSSSSSSLLNYPIEPPSNQNYHHSCYRPINAEVVGIKRPHPWTPFSLENPPPPPPLRPRTAHHAGLMNESISLGSGSRSIHDPGSGNFRNEYRNSVSFSASSSAQDSKSTRGSRENGNLGEVLTLAPPSTSSTWPNQRLTDPSPALASKNQNNFHVLEPHHLYQELSDFQQGSTWPGEQQQQHYHNFLAPAISQDAQADTSSKPGNGEHQEPIDLELRL, encoded by the exons ATGGAATATCGAGAATGCCACAAGAAGGACATAATCACGGAGGAAGCACTGCCAGTAGCGGAGGCGGTGGGAACACAGGGAGTTTTGGTAGGTCATCCAGGAAGCAGAAGAAGGTCCCTCAGCGGGGGCTCGGAGTTGCGcagttggagaagatcaggATTGAGGAGCTCAGGAAGAACGATGCGGGAGCAGCCGCACCCATGGCTCCAAATGCAATCCTGCCTCCTATGCCGTCTGCAGTTTCTCAAG AAGGTGTGGAATTCGGCAAATCTTGGATCTGAATTGGGAACTACGGTAATAGACCCCACATATGCCCGTCCTTCAAATTGGAACCCGCAGGGCGAACCAGACCCTATTTGGCCTCCCCCTGCAGGTCCTATCCCAATGGTCCAACTAGAATATCTCAACCAG GTGCACGCAGCCGTACAATCAGCACCTACTTCCTCGTCGTCGTCTTCGTCATCGCTGTTGAATTATCCGATCGAGCCCCCTTCAAACCAAAACTATCATCACAGCTGTTACCGTCCAATCAATGCCGAG GTAGTCGGTATTAAGAGGCCCCATCCCTGGACTCCGTTCTCTCTCGAAAATCCACCGCCACCCCCTCCTCTCCGCCCAAGAACCGCTCATCACGCTGGTCTGATGAATGAATCAATTTCACTTGGCAGTGGAAGCAGGTCTATCCACGATCCTGGCAGTGGAAATTTCAG AAATGAATACCGGAACAGTGTCTCGTTTTCAGCCTCAAGTTCGGCACAAGATTCGAAGTCGACAAGAGGCTCGAGGGAAAACGGGAACCTCGGCGAAGTCCTCACACTTGCCCCTCCATCAACTTCCTCAACATGGCCGAACCAAAGGTTGACGGATCCTTCGCCTGCCTTGGCATCGAAGAACCAAAACAATTTCCATGTTCTTGAGCCACATCATCTATATCAA GAACTGAGTGACTTTCAGCAAGGATCAACATGGCCGGGTGAGCAGCAACAACAACACTACCACAACTTTCTCGCTCCTGCAATCTCACAAGATGCTCAAGCAGATACGAGTTCAAAACCGGGCAATGGAGAACATCAAGAACCTATAGATCTCGAGTTGAGGCTCTGA
- the LOC116214805 gene encoding uncharacterized protein LOC116214805 isoform X1 produces the protein MPQEGHNHGGSTASSGGGGNTGSFGRSSRKQKKVPQRGLGVAQLEKIRIEELRKNDAGAAAPMAPNAILPPMPSAVSQATDVLELVRQSDTVVMHGNIQKVWNSANLGSELGTTVIDPTYARPSNWNPQGEPDPIWPPPAGPIPMVQLEYLNQVHAAVQSAPTSSSSSSSSLLNYPIEPPSNQNYHHSCYRPINAEVVGIKRPHPWTPFSLENPPPPPPLRPRTAHHAGLMNESISLGSGSRSIHDPGSGNFRNEYRNSVSFSASSSAQDSKSTRGSRENGNLGEVLTLAPPSTSSTWPNQRLTDPSPALASKNQNNFHVLEPHHLYQELSDFQQGSTWPGEQQQQHYHNFLAPAISQDAQADTSSKPGNGEHQEPIDLELRL, from the exons ATGCCACAAGAAGGACATAATCACGGAGGAAGCACTGCCAGTAGCGGAGGCGGTGGGAACACAGGGAGTTTTGGTAGGTCATCCAGGAAGCAGAAGAAGGTCCCTCAGCGGGGGCTCGGAGTTGCGcagttggagaagatcaggATTGAGGAGCTCAGGAAGAACGATGCGGGAGCAGCCGCACCCATGGCTCCAAATGCAATCCTGCCTCCTATGCCGTCTGCAGTTTCTCAAG CCACTGATGTGCTTGAATTGGTGAGGCAATCCGATACCGTTGTGATGCACGGAAATATACAGAAGGTGTGGAATTCGGCAAATCTTGGATCTGAATTGGGAACTACGGTAATAGACCCCACATATGCCCGTCCTTCAAATTGGAACCCGCAGGGCGAACCAGACCCTATTTGGCCTCCCCCTGCAGGTCCTATCCCAATGGTCCAACTAGAATATCTCAACCAG GTGCACGCAGCCGTACAATCAGCACCTACTTCCTCGTCGTCGTCTTCGTCATCGCTGTTGAATTATCCGATCGAGCCCCCTTCAAACCAAAACTATCATCACAGCTGTTACCGTCCAATCAATGCCGAG GTAGTCGGTATTAAGAGGCCCCATCCCTGGACTCCGTTCTCTCTCGAAAATCCACCGCCACCCCCTCCTCTCCGCCCAAGAACCGCTCATCACGCTGGTCTGATGAATGAATCAATTTCACTTGGCAGTGGAAGCAGGTCTATCCACGATCCTGGCAGTGGAAATTTCAG AAATGAATACCGGAACAGTGTCTCGTTTTCAGCCTCAAGTTCGGCACAAGATTCGAAGTCGACAAGAGGCTCGAGGGAAAACGGGAACCTCGGCGAAGTCCTCACACTTGCCCCTCCATCAACTTCCTCAACATGGCCGAACCAAAGGTTGACGGATCCTTCGCCTGCCTTGGCATCGAAGAACCAAAACAATTTCCATGTTCTTGAGCCACATCATCTATATCAA GAACTGAGTGACTTTCAGCAAGGATCAACATGGCCGGGTGAGCAGCAACAACAACACTACCACAACTTTCTCGCTCCTGCAATCTCACAAGATGCTCAAGCAGATACGAGTTCAAAACCGGGCAATGGAGAACATCAAGAACCTATAGATCTCGAGTTGAGGCTCTGA
- the LOC116214805 gene encoding uncharacterized protein LOC116214805 isoform X2 translates to MPQEGHNHGGSTASSGGGGNTGSFGRSSRKQKKVPQRGLGVAQLEKIRIEELRKNDAGAAAPMAPNAILPPMPSAVSQATDVLELVRQSDTVVMHGNIQKVWNSANLGSELGTTVIDPTYARPSNWNPQGEPDPIWPPPAGPIPMVQLEYLNQVHAAVQSAPTSSSSSSSSLLNYPIEPPSNQNYHHSCYRPINAEVVGIKRPHPWTPFSLENPPPPPPLRPRTAHHAGLMNESISLGSGSRSIHDPGSGNFSVSFSASSSAQDSKSTRGSRENGNLGEVLTLAPPSTSSTWPNQRLTDPSPALASKNQNNFHVLEPHHLYQELSDFQQGSTWPGEQQQQHYHNFLAPAISQDAQADTSSKPGNGEHQEPIDLELRL, encoded by the exons ATGCCACAAGAAGGACATAATCACGGAGGAAGCACTGCCAGTAGCGGAGGCGGTGGGAACACAGGGAGTTTTGGTAGGTCATCCAGGAAGCAGAAGAAGGTCCCTCAGCGGGGGCTCGGAGTTGCGcagttggagaagatcaggATTGAGGAGCTCAGGAAGAACGATGCGGGAGCAGCCGCACCCATGGCTCCAAATGCAATCCTGCCTCCTATGCCGTCTGCAGTTTCTCAAG CCACTGATGTGCTTGAATTGGTGAGGCAATCCGATACCGTTGTGATGCACGGAAATATACAGAAGGTGTGGAATTCGGCAAATCTTGGATCTGAATTGGGAACTACGGTAATAGACCCCACATATGCCCGTCCTTCAAATTGGAACCCGCAGGGCGAACCAGACCCTATTTGGCCTCCCCCTGCAGGTCCTATCCCAATGGTCCAACTAGAATATCTCAACCAG GTGCACGCAGCCGTACAATCAGCACCTACTTCCTCGTCGTCGTCTTCGTCATCGCTGTTGAATTATCCGATCGAGCCCCCTTCAAACCAAAACTATCATCACAGCTGTTACCGTCCAATCAATGCCGAG GTAGTCGGTATTAAGAGGCCCCATCCCTGGACTCCGTTCTCTCTCGAAAATCCACCGCCACCCCCTCCTCTCCGCCCAAGAACCGCTCATCACGCTGGTCTGATGAATGAATCAATTTCACTTGGCAGTGGAAGCAGGTCTATCCACGATCCTGGCAGTGGAAATTTCAG TGTCTCGTTTTCAGCCTCAAGTTCGGCACAAGATTCGAAGTCGACAAGAGGCTCGAGGGAAAACGGGAACCTCGGCGAAGTCCTCACACTTGCCCCTCCATCAACTTCCTCAACATGGCCGAACCAAAGGTTGACGGATCCTTCGCCTGCCTTGGCATCGAAGAACCAAAACAATTTCCATGTTCTTGAGCCACATCATCTATATCAA GAACTGAGTGACTTTCAGCAAGGATCAACATGGCCGGGTGAGCAGCAACAACAACACTACCACAACTTTCTCGCTCCTGCAATCTCACAAGATGCTCAAGCAGATACGAGTTCAAAACCGGGCAATGGAGAACATCAAGAACCTATAGATCTCGAGTTGAGGCTCTGA
- the LOC116214805 gene encoding uncharacterized protein LOC116214805 isoform X4 — translation MPQEGHNHGGSTASSGGGGNTGSFGRSSRKQKKVPQRGLGVAQLEKIRIEELRKNDAGAAAPMAPNAILPPMPSAVSQATDVLELVRQSDTVVMHGNIQKVWNSANLGSELGTTVIDPTYARPSNWNPQGEPDPIWPPPAGPIPMVQLEYLNQVHAAVQSAPTSSSSSSSSLLNYPIEPPSNQNYHHSCYRPINAEVVGIKRPHPWTPFSLENPPPPPPLRPRTAHHAGLMNESISLGSGSRSIHDPGSGNFSLKFGTRFEVDKRLEGKREPRRSPHTCPSINFLNMAEPKVDGSFACLGIEEPKQFPCS, via the exons ATGCCACAAGAAGGACATAATCACGGAGGAAGCACTGCCAGTAGCGGAGGCGGTGGGAACACAGGGAGTTTTGGTAGGTCATCCAGGAAGCAGAAGAAGGTCCCTCAGCGGGGGCTCGGAGTTGCGcagttggagaagatcaggATTGAGGAGCTCAGGAAGAACGATGCGGGAGCAGCCGCACCCATGGCTCCAAATGCAATCCTGCCTCCTATGCCGTCTGCAGTTTCTCAAG CCACTGATGTGCTTGAATTGGTGAGGCAATCCGATACCGTTGTGATGCACGGAAATATACAGAAGGTGTGGAATTCGGCAAATCTTGGATCTGAATTGGGAACTACGGTAATAGACCCCACATATGCCCGTCCTTCAAATTGGAACCCGCAGGGCGAACCAGACCCTATTTGGCCTCCCCCTGCAGGTCCTATCCCAATGGTCCAACTAGAATATCTCAACCAG GTGCACGCAGCCGTACAATCAGCACCTACTTCCTCGTCGTCGTCTTCGTCATCGCTGTTGAATTATCCGATCGAGCCCCCTTCAAACCAAAACTATCATCACAGCTGTTACCGTCCAATCAATGCCGAG GTAGTCGGTATTAAGAGGCCCCATCCCTGGACTCCGTTCTCTCTCGAAAATCCACCGCCACCCCCTCCTCTCCGCCCAAGAACCGCTCATCACGCTGGTCTGATGAATGAATCAATTTCACTTGGCAGTGGAAGCAGGTCTATCCACGATCCTGGCAGTGGAAATTTCAG CCTCAAGTTCGGCACAAGATTCGAAGTCGACAAGAGGCTCGAGGGAAAACGGGAACCTCGGCGAAGTCCTCACACTTGCCCCTCCATCAACTTCCTCAACATGGCCGAACCAAAGGTTGACGGATCCTTCGCCTGCCTTGGCATCGAAGAACCAAAACAATTTCCATGTTCTTGA
- the LOC116214007 gene encoding protein IQ-DOMAIN 1: MGAVDCFRAIICRKKAKVERTKQAKAGSATPAKSNGSISSIHAPRQSGVPGKSVEDIAAVRIQTVFRAYLARRTLSRLKGVVRFHVLTRGQPVQEQISSTLNCMHSWSRIQSQIRARRFCMVTEARLRQKKLENQLKFEAKLHKLEVEWCGESGTMEEILARIQQREEAAVKRERAMAYAFSHQWRANASQYLGQTSYCIDKENWGWSWLQHWVAARPWEFRVETNPLNKGRIRQVSRSNKSKRIPELIIPVPENPGMCNLY, encoded by the exons ATGGGTGCGGTAGACTGTTTCAGGGCAATAATCTGCCGGAAGAAGGCGAAGGTAGAAAGAACGAAACAAGCTAAG GCAGGATCAGCTACTCCTGCAAAATCAAACGGCTCCATATCAAGCATTCATGCTCCAAGACAATCAGGTGTTCCTGGGAAGTCGGTTGAGGATATAGCTGCAGTTAGGATTCAGACGGTATTTCGAGCGTATCTG GCAAGAAGAACCTTGTCTCGATTGAAAGGCGTGGTGAGATTCCACGTCCTGACCCGAGGACAACCTGTGCAAGAGCAAATCTCAAGCACATTGAACTGTATGCACTCGTGGAGCAGGATCCAATCCCAGATCAGAGCTCGGCGTTTTTGCATGGTCACTGAGGCAAGGCTGAGGCAGAAGAAATTGGAAAATCAGCTCAAGTTCGAAGCCAAACTACACAAGCTAGAG GTTGAATGGTGCGGAGAGTCCGGGACAATGGAAGAGATCCTTGCAAGGATCCAGCAGAGGGAAGAAGCAGCAgtcaagcgggaacgagccatGGCATATGCCTTCTCTCACCAG TGGAGAGCAAACGCGAGCCAATACCTTGGCCAGACTTCTTACTGCATCGACAAGGAGAACTGGGGATGGAGCTGGTTGCAGCACTGGGTAGCTGCAAGGCCGTGGGAGTTTCGGGTTGAGACCAACCCTCTGAACAAGGGACGGATCAGACAAGTGAGCCGATCGAACAAGTCAAAACGTATCCCTGAACTCATAATCCCAGTCCCAGAAAATCCCGGGATGTGTAATCTTTACTGA
- the LOC116214006 gene encoding transcription factor TCP4 → MAFGRKEREEEEEIRGRGGIFSIIIRFHQTATTTGGTCTITKEQQQNKKRLSTTTTTTTTSLDLVVFVAAAAAGGLQQGNSDILSRAVNRPSELPLLPFVVVLLILGKLEPEDGEEEEEQQLQKQKKKKQQQQQQKKSLSLDPHRNPHHPHHHHHHPHLHYFQQLQNSVPNVDEAEEEDPDPDIQGQSQDHAHHHHHPHPFLLNPTPSSHNHPHQQHSHFFYGGARLEEDPLPQNQNPHSQPPKKRSYIPQSSAITTTDYAQKMEEAHGHHQAAVAVAATAPSRLGVVRGNGGGGEIVEVQGGHIVRSTGRKDRHSKVCTAKGPRDRRVRLSAHTAIQFYDVQDRLGYDRPSKAVDWLIKKAKVAIDELAELPAWKPTAVTAAGAAGSSRAQEPPQQSEEQENQSIKRHQGQDQSNLRHGSVDAAKMLSGGSGASGAIASISAPNHQQINENRGFLPPSLDTDSIADTIKSFFPMGAAAETAQQQHPRQQAPHSVQFQGYSHPPDLLSRTSSHQSQDLRLSLHSFQDPMLLHHHHQQNQSHEPPPPVAAVAFSGTAQLGFDASPSSSLWSDVARFQRLPAWNTAAATDTGGSSSGGAFIFGSQPILQPLFGQSQGQSQYFSQRGPLQSSSTPPVRAWIDPTITPDHQIPHQSIHNPPSVSGLGFGAAGFLGYHIPARIRGQEEDHDDGTILNKPSSASSDSRH, encoded by the coding sequence ATGGCTTTTGGGAGGAAGGaaagagaagaggaggaagaaatcAGAGGCAGAGGAGGCATCTTCAGTATTATTATCAGGTTTCATCAGACAGCAACAACAACAGGTGGCACTTGCACAATCACCAAGGAGCAGCAGCAGAACAAGAAGAGATtatcaacaacaacaacaacaacaacaacatcaCTAGACTTAGTGGTCTTtgtagcagcagcagcagcaggagGGCTACAGCAGGGCAACTCCGACATCCTCAGTAGAGCTGTCAACCGACCATCAGAGCTGCCTCTGCTTCCTTTTGTTGTTGTCCTCTTGATTCTTGGAAAGCTGGAACCAGAGGACggtgaagaggaagaagagcagCAGCTgcagaagcagaagaagaagaagcagcagcagcagcagcagaagaaGAGTCTGAGTCTGGATCCTCACAGGAACCCCCACCAtccccaccaccaccaccaccatcccCACCTCCATTACTTTCAGCAGCTTCAGAACTCTGTCCCTAATGTAGACGaggcagaggaagaagacccCGACCCTGACATCCAAGGCCAGTCCCAGGACCACgcccaccaccaccaccacccccACCCTTTCCTGCTAAACCCTACCCCATCGTCCCACAACCATCCTCACCAGCAGCACTCCCACTTTTTCTATGGTGGAGCGAGACTAGAGGAGGACCCCCTTCCTCAAAACCAAAACCCTCATTCACAGCCCCCCAAGAAGCGGTCCTACATCCCCCAGTCCTCTGCCATTACCACCACCGATTATGCCCAGAAGATGGAGGAGGCCCACGGCCACCACCAGGCTGCAGTGGCCGTGGCTGCGACTGCCCCGTCCAGACTTGGGGTGGTGAGGGGCAACGGTGGTGGCGGGGAGATCGTGGAGGTCCAAGGCGGCCACATTGTCCGGTCCACGGGGCGCAAAGACCGCCACAGCAAGGTCTGTACTGCCAAGGGCCCGAGGGACCGACGAGTTCGCCTGTCTGCCCACACCGCGATTCAGTTCTATGATGTCCAAGACCGGCTCGGGTATGACCGTCCCAGCAAGGCCGTTGATTGGCTGATCAAGAAGGCCAAGGTTGCCATCGACGAGCTTGCTGAGCTCCCTGCCTGGAAGCCTACGGCTGTGACAGCCGCTGGTGCAGCTGGTTCGAGCCGGGCACAGGAGCCGCCACAGCAGAGCGAGGAGCAGGAGAATCAGAGCATAAAGCGGCATCAGGGTCAGGATCAGAGTAATCTCCGCCATGGGAGTGTGGATGCTGCTAAGATGTTGAGCGGCGGCAGCGGTGCCAGTGGCGCAATTGCTTCGATTTCAGCCCCGAACCACCAGCAGATCAATGAGAACAGAGGCTTCTTGCCGCCTTCCCTGGACACTGACTCGATCGCAGATACCATCAAGTCGTTCTTCCCCATGGGAGCAGCTGCAGAGACGGCGCAGCAGCAGCACCCGCGGCAACAGGCCCCGCATTCTGTTCAGTTCCAGGGCTACTCACACCCACCCGATTTGCTCTCGAGGACGAGCAGCCACCAGAGCCAAGACCTGCGGCTCTCTCTCCATTCCTTTCAGGACCCAATGCTgctccaccaccaccaccagcAAAACCAATCCCACGAGCCGCCACCGCCAGTTGCCGCTGTTGCATTCTCTGGGACCGCCCAACTGGGCTTCGACGCATCACCATCTTCCTCCCTGTGGTCTGACGTCGCTCGCTTCCAAAGATTGCCGGCCTGGAACACCGCGGCCGCCACTGACACTGGTGGCAGCAGCAGTGGCGGGGCTTTCATATTTGGCTCACAGCCCATACTGCAGCCCTTATTTGGGCAGAGCCAGGGCCAAAGCCAGTATTTTTCTCAGAGGGGACCCCTTCAGTCCAGTTCCACGCCTCCAGTTCGCGCTTGGATCGACCCCACAATCACCCCTGACCATCAAATTCCACACCAATCAATCCACAACCCGCCCTCTGTCTCGGGCCTCGGGTTCGGGGCTGCCGGGTTCTTGGGGTATCACATTCCAGCGCGGATTCGAGGCCAAGAGGAGGACCATGACGACGGCACCATTCTGAACAAGCCGTCCTCTGCCTCCTCCGATTCTCGCCATTGA